From the SAR324 cluster bacterium genome, one window contains:
- a CDS encoding DMT family transporter: MLTKHWWAIFVVNLAWGSGFLSIKMNVVHLGPYLSLSIRYAGLVLFLLPFLRGFPRENRKAFLQVTCLMGILHFGLGMTAFHLAVDIASLALTSQAYIPISAILALIFLKEELNWSVGLGIGIAFLGFAVMSFDAVIFTQLDSMVIMLAATAVMAICSLMVRHKLKGINPLTLQAWTGLCGILPIFFLSIMVEQGHWQKIESATWINWISVLHAVIFSSIIGHGINFWLLQQQPVSCITPYYLLTPIFAVLMAIIFWGDEPGPKVWFGGAMILLGILMVSSNFYLKKWRNL, translated from the coding sequence TTGTTAACGAAACACTGGTGGGCTATCTTCGTCGTGAACCTGGCTTGGGGCTCCGGGTTCCTCTCCATCAAGATGAACGTCGTTCATCTCGGCCCCTACTTATCACTAAGTATTCGCTATGCAGGTTTAGTCCTGTTTTTACTACCCTTCCTGAGAGGATTCCCGAGAGAGAATCGAAAAGCATTCCTGCAGGTCACTTGCCTGATGGGGATTTTGCACTTTGGATTAGGAATGACCGCATTTCATCTGGCTGTTGATATTGCGTCCCTGGCACTCACCTCCCAAGCCTACATTCCGATCTCAGCCATCCTTGCTTTGATTTTTCTGAAAGAAGAACTCAATTGGAGCGTCGGTTTGGGAATAGGTATCGCCTTTCTGGGATTTGCTGTGATGAGCTTTGATGCAGTGATCTTCACTCAACTGGATTCGATGGTGATCATGCTAGCAGCAACCGCGGTGATGGCAATATGTAGTCTGATGGTTCGGCACAAACTGAAGGGGATCAACCCACTGACCCTACAGGCTTGGACAGGCCTATGTGGAATATTGCCGATATTTTTCCTGTCAATAATGGTTGAACAAGGTCATTGGCAAAAAATTGAATCTGCTACTTGGATTAATTGGATCTCCGTGCTGCATGCTGTAATTTTCTCCTCGATCATCGGTCATGGAATCAACTTCTGGTTGTTACAGCAACAACCTGTCAGTTGCATCACTCCATATTACCTCTTGACTCCCATCTTCGCTGTTTTGATGGCAATCATCTTCTGGGGGGACGAACCCGGTCCAAAGGTATGGTTTGGTGGTGCTATGATTCTCTTAGGCATCCTCATGGTTTCATCAAATTTCTATCTCAAAAAATGGAGAAACCTCTGA